In one window of Aliidiomarina minuta DNA:
- a CDS encoding PepSY domain-containing protein: protein MKFLQWLHRWTGLILLIQLMLWTVSGLYFALVDHHGMGGQQYFSQEQPEPLSRAQLAKLSSDWWDDLNGVTQVLTYRALGLPRVEVHHQDGIRYLDGRDGSRWQTNEDFAQQIAQASYSGPGSLARVTPIERTRELRDWRGQGFRIDFDDDLNTRVYVDRTSGTVIDHRNTPWVVADWMFRLHFIDYTGGRNFNNLVAIVVAVMTLWFALSGFILLVKLLNSGEMRFTLRKASLSASVGGQAFKFTDKAHKTVLQVLQHNDITVESGCGGGGTCGFCVVKASPDTPITVSDRSQLSQTQLNEGYRLSCQHSIETLHQVEVPETDARKYSLRLKESRFITPMLRELRFEVDEEQVEYAAGQYMQFLIPAGAGQSRPVDIPEDFVSEWHAIAATNFRHDAVRRSYSMATAAGGTELVFTVRYQPQSSGAPAPGVGSSYLCNLKPGETIVAEGPYGDFQRLEGAERKLCFIGGGAGMAPLRALIQEELESHSPRPIQFFYGARNRGELLYMDEFVELDNANKLRFIPVLSSPREACKWSHAQGFVHETAKAWLEQRDISEYDFYICGPPRMLAATLTMLNELGVDSSRVRYDDFGN from the coding sequence GTGAAGTTCCTACAATGGTTACATCGCTGGACTGGACTAATTTTGTTAATTCAGCTCATGCTGTGGACCGTCAGTGGTTTGTATTTTGCACTGGTCGATCACCATGGCATGGGAGGGCAGCAGTATTTTAGTCAAGAGCAACCTGAGCCACTGAGCCGGGCGCAATTAGCGAAATTGTCATCGGACTGGTGGGACGATCTGAATGGTGTGACTCAAGTACTTACATACAGAGCCCTGGGTCTGCCGCGAGTAGAAGTTCATCATCAGGATGGCATTCGTTATCTGGATGGGCGTGATGGAAGTCGGTGGCAAACCAACGAAGATTTCGCGCAGCAAATTGCGCAGGCAAGTTATTCTGGGCCCGGCAGCCTGGCCCGGGTTACGCCGATTGAGCGTACCCGTGAGCTGCGCGACTGGAGAGGGCAGGGTTTTCGGATCGATTTTGATGATGATCTGAACACTCGGGTATATGTTGACCGAACATCAGGCACTGTTATCGACCACAGAAACACTCCTTGGGTGGTTGCTGACTGGATGTTCAGACTTCATTTTATAGATTATACCGGTGGTCGGAATTTTAATAACCTGGTGGCTATTGTCGTCGCTGTGATGACCCTTTGGTTTGCGCTTTCGGGCTTTATATTGCTGGTCAAGTTGCTGAATAGCGGCGAAATGCGCTTCACGCTGCGCAAAGCATCGTTGTCGGCGAGTGTTGGAGGTCAGGCGTTTAAATTCACCGACAAGGCTCACAAAACCGTGCTGCAGGTTCTGCAACATAACGATATCACTGTCGAAAGTGGCTGTGGTGGCGGTGGCACCTGTGGTTTCTGTGTCGTAAAAGCGTCGCCTGACACACCGATAACGGTAAGCGACCGTTCACAGCTGTCGCAAACTCAACTTAACGAAGGCTACCGTCTTTCCTGCCAGCACAGTATTGAAACCTTGCATCAGGTTGAAGTGCCGGAAACGGATGCGCGCAAATATTCACTGCGCCTGAAAGAATCCCGCTTTATAACGCCTATGCTTAGAGAGCTTCGCTTTGAAGTTGATGAAGAACAGGTTGAATACGCGGCCGGGCAATACATGCAGTTCTTGATTCCGGCGGGTGCGGGACAAAGCCGGCCTGTCGATATTCCGGAGGATTTTGTATCTGAATGGCATGCAATCGCGGCAACCAACTTCAGACATGACGCAGTGCGACGCAGCTACTCTATGGCAACCGCTGCCGGTGGTACTGAGCTGGTTTTTACTGTGCGGTATCAACCACAGAGTTCAGGTGCGCCTGCCCCGGGCGTCGGTTCTTCGTATTTGTGCAATTTAAAGCCGGGTGAAACTATTGTTGCCGAGGGTCCTTATGGAGATTTCCAGAGACTTGAAGGGGCTGAACGTAAGCTTTGCTTCATAGGCGGTGGCGCGGGTATGGCACCGTTACGAGCATTAATTCAGGAAGAGCTTGAAAGCCACTCACCACGGCCAATTCAGTTCTTCTACGGTGCCCGTAATCGCGGCGAATTGCTCTATATGGATGAGTTTGTTGAGCTCGACAATGCCAATAAACTGCGCTTTATACCGGTGCTGTCTTCGCCCCGCGAAGCCTGTAAGTGGAGTCACGCACAGGGTTTCGTGCATGAAACTGCTAAAGCATGGCTGGAACAGCGGGACATCAGTGAATATGACTTTTATATTTGTGGTCCGCCCCGCATGCTTGCAGCGACCTTAACCATGCTCAACGAGCTAGGGGTAGATTCATCTCGTGTTCGTTATGATGATTTCGGTAACTAG
- a CDS encoding PepSY domain-containing protein, which yields MQYQSSAFRTWHRWLGIIVGVQMVIWAISGAYMVIVQLPFIHGVHLTEEADGEIRDSSLVTRLPAVLDNYPDAEQIHLVNRLVQGEGQDLAQLQLDTEKFLVDLNTLEPVELSEADVRDLAAAYYAKGEPHISGVEYLEDESPGELNERFLPIWRVNFDDFGNTSLYLHPQTGEMTVRRHDFWRGFDIMWMLHIMDYKDRVDITTWWLRAFIFATFAFLFTGTVLLLQTLWVSRRKPA from the coding sequence ATGCAATATCAATCCTCTGCGTTTCGCACCTGGCATCGCTGGTTAGGCATTATTGTCGGCGTGCAGATGGTTATCTGGGCGATTTCGGGCGCTTACATGGTCATTGTTCAGTTACCTTTTATACATGGGGTGCATCTGACCGAGGAAGCCGATGGTGAGATTCGTGATTCGTCACTGGTGACTCGGTTGCCCGCCGTACTCGATAACTATCCGGACGCTGAACAGATTCATCTGGTAAACCGCTTGGTACAGGGCGAAGGCCAGGATCTGGCTCAATTACAACTGGACACAGAAAAGTTTTTGGTCGATCTGAATACTCTGGAGCCGGTTGAGCTCTCCGAAGCGGATGTTCGCGACCTGGCTGCTGCTTATTATGCCAAGGGCGAACCGCATATCAGCGGCGTTGAATACCTTGAAGACGAATCGCCGGGTGAGCTAAATGAGCGTTTTTTACCAATCTGGCGAGTCAATTTTGATGATTTTGGCAACACTAGTTTATACCTGCATCCGCAAACCGGAGAGATGACTGTGCGCCGTCATGATTTCTGGCGTGGCTTCGACATTATGTGGATGCTGCATATTATGGATTACAAAGACCGTGTAGACATCACCACCTGGTGGCTGCGCGCCTTCATCTTTGCCACTTTTGCTTTTCTGTTTACCGGCACAGTGTTATTACTGCAAACCTTGTGGGTGTCGCGGAGGAAACCAGCGTGA
- a CDS encoding bifunctional metallophosphatase/5'-nucleotidase, whose protein sequence is MKFLLFISVAAYLILTTANAEQRFWVEVMDPAHDPFERSYLIHRHKPEGSDWQALTQFERELPASEHELELNLFYLNDLHNKLVIPDTSQGDTYVFAQMAHRIEKARQQSPDALTLFLSAGDDHTGEVYDELLGTTPDNFVISLAYHAYSQASMTAAVLGNHEFDRGSKILKSKIEQDAGFPLLSANLKRSAVLTQQHYAAAFIGDFAGARVGIIGLTSFEDTKTNLADDPELYITPQLEALQELAPELAPHVDLLIALTHIGYQTDAGTDDRAVARYLAELSVPALVVGGHSHTALYPDEQGQVDDAYIIQEVPIVQAGSWGRYLGELNIRVPVPSKPGRQAQFKANYLHATQMHVTEGNLVDTAFQQQHIAPVLAAFDNVLQEVIATAANDPALNTQNTLEKRYVGEMALANTIADAAAVRLSADIAAVNASGILAGLTPGSEVTFSDWFQVMPYADVIHILELTPKHLQLMIESNAQRLVRQDEVDQFDLTDFVSRGFLHFSNALRYEVSGNKVKNIKVHGKPLSEYPDRHRFKLALGDYIANGNQGWRGDIIGTGLPESVLGYDITQHATDNTGLLMRNEVTQYIREQGVIEVILDKRVVVD, encoded by the coding sequence ATGAAGTTTTTATTATTTATTTCAGTAGCAGCGTATTTAATACTGACAACAGCCAATGCAGAGCAGCGCTTCTGGGTCGAAGTTATGGATCCGGCCCATGATCCATTTGAACGCAGTTACCTTATCCATCGGCATAAACCAGAGGGTAGTGACTGGCAGGCACTTACCCAATTTGAACGCGAACTTCCAGCATCAGAGCATGAGCTGGAATTGAACCTATTTTATCTGAATGATCTGCACAATAAATTGGTAATTCCGGACACCTCACAGGGTGATACATATGTCTTTGCACAGATGGCACACCGCATTGAGAAAGCACGTCAGCAGTCACCTGATGCACTGACCCTTTTCCTGTCCGCAGGCGATGATCATACCGGGGAAGTTTATGACGAGTTACTCGGCACTACACCTGATAATTTCGTTATCAGTCTGGCCTACCATGCCTATAGTCAGGCCAGTATGACCGCCGCCGTATTGGGCAACCATGAGTTTGATCGCGGCAGCAAGATACTAAAAAGTAAAATTGAGCAGGACGCCGGTTTCCCGTTGCTATCAGCTAACCTGAAGCGTTCAGCGGTATTGACCCAGCAACATTATGCCGCGGCTTTTATCGGCGACTTTGCCGGAGCCCGCGTCGGCATCATAGGGCTGACCTCCTTCGAAGACACCAAAACCAACCTGGCGGATGATCCTGAGCTTTATATCACACCCCAACTTGAGGCTTTGCAAGAACTGGCGCCTGAGTTAGCCCCCCATGTCGATTTACTCATTGCCTTAACCCACATAGGTTACCAAACCGATGCCGGAACCGACGACAGGGCCGTAGCCAGGTATCTGGCAGAATTATCGGTACCAGCACTGGTTGTTGGCGGCCATTCTCATACCGCGCTTTACCCCGACGAGCAAGGACAGGTCGACGACGCCTATATTATTCAGGAAGTTCCTATAGTGCAGGCCGGAAGCTGGGGCCGTTATTTAGGGGAATTGAACATACGTGTGCCAGTGCCATCAAAACCCGGCAGACAGGCGCAATTTAAAGCCAATTATTTGCATGCAACGCAGATGCATGTCACCGAAGGCAATCTGGTAGATACTGCATTTCAGCAACAACATATAGCGCCTGTGTTAGCGGCATTTGATAATGTACTGCAAGAAGTCATAGCAACAGCGGCCAATGACCCGGCACTTAACACTCAGAATACGTTAGAAAAACGCTATGTTGGGGAAATGGCCCTGGCCAATACCATTGCCGACGCGGCAGCGGTCCGATTGAGTGCAGATATAGCGGCCGTCAATGCATCCGGCATACTGGCTGGACTGACTCCGGGTTCTGAAGTCACTTTCAGTGATTGGTTTCAAGTCATGCCCTACGCCGATGTCATCCATATACTTGAACTCACTCCAAAGCATCTTCAACTCATGATTGAAAGCAATGCCCAGCGGCTGGTGCGCCAAGATGAAGTGGATCAATTTGACTTAACCGACTTCGTATCACGCGGTTTTTTGCATTTTTCCAACGCATTGCGCTATGAAGTTAGCGGAAACAAGGTTAAAAACATAAAAGTACATGGCAAGCCATTAAGTGAGTATCCAGATAGACACAGATTTAAACTAGCGCTGGGCGATTATATAGCCAACGGCAATCAAGGCTGGCGCGGCGACATCATAGGCACCGGATTGCCGGAGTCGGTTCTGGGGTATGACATCACTCAACATGCAACAGACAACACAGGTTTGTTAATGCGCAACGAAGTGACTCAGTATATCCGCGAGCAAGGCGTTATAGAAGTCATTCTAGATAAACGCGTTGTTGTAGACTAA
- a CDS encoding copper-binding protein has translation MSTFSQVITAVAVTFFVNGAVLAHQEHSHHQHGHAHSEKHAEAEFVRAEVVEVDLEHKEVVLKHEAIEHLNMPAMTMAFSAADDVEISALSAGDEIKVKVERQDRDFVIIEMKAEIDHHAH, from the coding sequence ATGTCGACATTTAGTCAGGTAATCACTGCTGTGGCAGTAACCTTTTTCGTGAATGGCGCTGTCCTGGCACATCAGGAGCATTCGCACCATCAACACGGCCATGCCCACTCGGAAAAACATGCGGAGGCAGAGTTTGTGCGTGCCGAAGTGGTAGAAGTGGATTTAGAGCACAAAGAAGTGGTTCTGAAGCACGAGGCTATTGAACACCTCAATATGCCAGCGATGACCATGGCGTTCAGCGCCGCTGATGATGTGGAAATTTCCGCCTTGAGTGCAGGGGATGAGATCAAGGTCAAGGTCGAACGGCAGGATCGGGATTTCGTCATTATTGAGATGAAGGCCGAAATAGATCATCATGCTCACTAA
- a CDS encoding TonB-dependent receptor, translating to MKQSENKSVAMFSLVSIAVSYALYNSVAVADDATADVERIIVTAQRTEQSLLEIPDAISVVGGDELDLLNVATMFDLSDQVPGLVVSSVQGYRPSITIRGVGNEIPDNAGTKPAVAYHIDGVFMANDYALWADLVDIERIEVQRGPDGTIYGNSSTGGAVNVVTRRPDTFASSGFADFTVGQYNTKNLRSSLNLPLSDEMAIRLSASHRQHDGFTQNLALPHDTRLDDKNDTTMRAQLLWQPSERLEVMAQYMQFSSDTNGPALKGNYDIISDDPRVVYQDTFQYYKLDNDLLTLHLTYDLGWARLKGILSKQDYDMRRRLDMDRSSLTANDPAPFPLADGEIPTDLGQVPIPEYVSNLRQEDTSYTAEMNLISADSESSLRWVLGAFYLDTEIFSNTRNFYDADRDGEPLSEVVAGPNVFANNPDIDFINSDYRNFESYSVFGQIAYDLTERVTLTTGLRYTENTFSDERCSLNCVPDRSPITSTPSDKTDNVTGKVALDYMLSNRSMLYGSVATGVKPAGSNSSTDTRFFPEVFDQETVTAYEIGSKNQLLENRWRLNLAAFYYDYEDYLFESSGIGRFNSGASNIPEAEVYGFEVESVMRLADNWTLNSNLTWMDSEVKRGRDAIDRAEAENASVGLILAGASEEEINAAREATAIDLTGNKLAKIPDFVANIRLTHDYPLANGASLRSTLGYNYRGDYYARVFNSEERDLVESYSLVNFNMGYFAASGDWSVELNVQNLFDNDAIASLHTDTFGIGITSAQYLAPRRATLTARYHF from the coding sequence ATGAAGCAGTCAGAGAATAAGAGCGTGGCAATGTTCAGCTTAGTGAGCATTGCCGTGAGTTATGCGTTATATAACTCTGTTGCTGTTGCCGATGATGCAACAGCGGACGTGGAGCGCATTATTGTCACCGCGCAGCGCACAGAACAAAGTCTGTTGGAAATTCCGGATGCCATTTCTGTAGTCGGTGGCGATGAACTGGATTTGCTTAACGTGGCTACTATGTTTGATTTAAGTGACCAGGTGCCGGGTCTGGTGGTCTCCAGTGTTCAGGGGTATCGTCCAAGTATTACCATTCGGGGTGTAGGTAACGAAATTCCGGATAATGCAGGCACTAAACCGGCGGTGGCTTATCACATCGATGGTGTTTTCATGGCCAATGACTATGCGTTATGGGCTGATCTGGTAGATATAGAGCGCATTGAAGTGCAGCGGGGGCCGGATGGTACTATTTACGGTAACAGTTCAACGGGCGGTGCCGTTAATGTAGTGACCCGGCGCCCGGATACCTTCGCAAGTTCTGGTTTTGCTGATTTTACAGTGGGCCAGTACAACACTAAAAATCTACGCAGTTCACTGAATCTGCCGCTCAGCGATGAAATGGCGATACGGCTATCAGCATCCCATCGACAGCATGATGGCTTTACTCAAAACCTTGCGCTTCCCCACGACACCCGGCTGGACGACAAAAACGATACCACAATGAGGGCTCAGTTATTGTGGCAACCCTCTGAGCGGTTGGAGGTCATGGCGCAGTATATGCAGTTCAGTTCAGATACCAATGGACCGGCGTTAAAGGGCAACTATGACATCATCTCAGATGACCCCCGGGTTGTTTATCAGGATACCTTTCAGTACTACAAACTGGATAACGACCTGCTGACGCTGCACTTAACTTATGATCTGGGTTGGGCAAGGCTAAAAGGCATTTTATCTAAACAGGATTATGACATGCGCCGGCGTCTGGATATGGATCGCTCCAGTCTGACAGCTAATGATCCGGCACCCTTCCCGCTGGCTGATGGCGAAATCCCCACCGACCTGGGGCAAGTTCCTATTCCTGAATACGTAAGTAACCTGCGTCAGGAAGATACATCCTACACTGCTGAGATGAACCTGATTTCAGCAGATTCAGAGAGCTCGCTACGCTGGGTATTGGGCGCCTTTTATCTGGATACTGAAATTTTCAGCAACACCCGTAATTTTTATGATGCAGACAGAGACGGGGAACCATTAAGTGAAGTTGTGGCCGGCCCTAATGTTTTTGCCAACAACCCGGATATTGATTTTATTAACTCGGATTATCGTAACTTTGAGTCTTATTCGGTATTTGGCCAAATCGCTTATGATCTGACTGAACGAGTAACGCTGACAACCGGATTGCGTTACACCGAAAACACATTCAGTGACGAGCGTTGCAGCTTAAATTGTGTACCGGATCGTTCGCCTATCACCAGCACACCCAGTGACAAAACTGACAACGTAACCGGCAAAGTGGCGTTGGATTATATGTTGAGCAATCGTAGTATGCTGTATGGCTCAGTGGCCACGGGCGTGAAACCGGCCGGTTCTAACAGTAGTACGGACACCCGCTTTTTCCCTGAAGTCTTTGATCAGGAAACAGTGACAGCCTACGAAATAGGCAGCAAGAATCAGCTGTTGGAGAACCGCTGGCGGCTTAACCTGGCTGCCTTTTATTATGACTATGAAGACTACTTGTTTGAGTCCAGTGGTATCGGACGATTTAATTCAGGTGCCTCTAACATTCCTGAAGCTGAAGTTTATGGTTTTGAGGTTGAATCTGTAATGCGTCTGGCCGATAACTGGACGCTGAATTCCAATCTGACCTGGATGGATTCGGAAGTGAAACGAGGTCGCGATGCAATTGATCGTGCCGAAGCAGAAAATGCGTCGGTAGGCCTTATTCTTGCGGGTGCCTCCGAAGAGGAAATCAATGCAGCCCGGGAAGCCACTGCTATTGATTTGACGGGTAACAAACTGGCGAAAATTCCAGATTTCGTCGCTAATATCAGATTAACGCATGACTATCCGCTCGCTAATGGTGCTTCATTGCGTAGCACCCTGGGTTATAACTATCGTGGTGACTACTATGCCCGGGTGTTTAATTCAGAAGAGCGGGATCTGGTGGAGTCCTATAGCCTGGTGAACTTCAATATGGGCTATTTTGCAGCCAGCGGTGACTGGTCGGTAGAGTTGAACGTGCAGAATCTGTTCGACAATGACGCTATCGCTTCTTTGCATACGGACACCTTTGGCATAGGCATTACCAGCGCCCAGTATTTAGCGCCGCGTAGGGCTACACTGACCGCCCGTTATCACTT